The Thalassotalea piscium sequence AGTATGTGTTTCTTCAATTAATCCTTGCTCTAACGCTATTGTTATTTTTTCTGGCACTTGTTGTTCAACTTCTTTTATTGCTTCAAAAATAGCTGCTTCAAATGCCTTAGCGCTCGCATTACCATGGCTTTTAACCACAATGCCGCGCAATCCTATCAGACTTGCACCGTTATACTGGTCGGGGTTCATTGACTTAAAGAGTTTTTTTAATGCCGGCGCTAGCATTTTGCCTATAATTCGAGCAAAAAAGTGTTCCGATAAGAACCTATCTAACTTTCGATAGACTAATTGGGCCACACCTTCACAGGTTTTTAACGCAACATTACCTACAAAACCATCGCAAACTATCACATCAGTTTTATTAGTAAAAATGTCGTTTCCTTCTATAAAGCCAACGTAATTTATATACTTATTTGCACTTAACTTAGTTGCAGCAAGCTTTATGTGATCACTACCTTTAATATCTTCCTCGCCCATATTCAACAAAGCAACTCTTGGTTTAGTAATGCCATCTACTTGCTCTGCTATTACAGATCCCATCAGACCAAATTGATAAAGAATATTCGCTTCACAAAACACATTTGCGCCCAAATCAAGCATAAAAACATTCTTATTTTCTTTATGTGTAGGTAGTGCGGAGATAAGTGCTGGACGTTCAACACCAGGTAACGTTTTTAAAACACAATACGCCATAGCGAATAATGCCCCTGTATTACCGGCGCTTACACAGGCTTGTGCTTTTCCCTGCTCAACTAAATCTAAAGCTTTACGCATAGATGAATCACGCTTATTTCGCAGCGCGCTTGAAGGTTTTTCATCCATTGCAACAGTTTCAGTTGTTGGAATAATCGTTAATTGAGGGTGTTCACGGATATGATGTTCGAGCAGATACTTTGTAATGATAGATTTATCACCACAAAGAAAAAGATGCAATCGTGGCTCTTTATTGATCGCCAAAATTGCAGCATTTATAGTTATATGGGGGCCTTTATCGCCCCCCATAACATCTAACGCTATGGTTAGACTATTCAAAGTAATTTCGCTTATTTAGCGATTACTTTAACACCTTTATAAAAGCCATCAGCTGTAATGTGATGACGACGGTGTGTTTCACCAGATACTGGATCTACTGATAAGTTTTCTGTTGTTAATGCGTCATGTGAACGACGCATGCCACGTCTAGAACGAGACTTTTTGCTCTTTTGAACTGCCATTGTCTAACTCCTAAAATCGGTTAATTACTTAAGTTTTTTCAATACGTCAAATGGATTCGGCTTATCAAGTTCTTCAGGCAATTTCCCCCAAACGCTATCAGCCGGAGACTGACATTGTTCAAGTTCGTGCCTAGGTATTAATGGAATAGCAAGTAACAACTCGTCTTCCACTAACTCTCGCAAGTTAACTTCACCATTTTCATCTAATTCAATTGCGTCATAATATGACGGCAAGTTTTCAGCAGCTTCTGCATCCTTTACCGGACTGAATTTAAAATCCAACTCCAATTTATGCTCAAATGCTTCAGTACACCGCTGACACGCTAATGAAACTGTTGCCGATCCTTTTCCTGATATTACTACCAAGCCAAGCTCATCCACATCAAACTTTACACTAACATGCACATGCTCACAGCAGCTTTCGCACGCCGCAAGCAACCTGTTCATTTCCGACGACAAATATCTGCCGTTACACACAGAGCGTTGCTGTGCGCTTTTAATCGGATTTATCGTAATCGGAAGTTTAAGATTCTGCATAAGGCGCGCATAATAATGCCCATCAAGCCAAGAGTCAAAAGAAAATTAGCTAAAATTGTTTAAAAATGCAATATAAGCCATATATTAGCATGTATCTGTTTAAATATTGAGTCATTTACATGAAAACACTTGTTTTAGGTTCTACCTCCACTTTTCGCCAATCCTTATTATCAAAACTAAATTTACCATTTGTTACGGCTAAACCCAATATTGATGAAACTGCATTAGAAAATGAATCGCCAATAGCCTTAGTCGAACGATTAGCAATAGAAAAGGCGCAGGCAGTCGCATCAGAGCATCCAAATGCATTAATTATTGGTTCTGATCAAGTCGCTGTTTGTGAAGGTGAAGTATTAGGTAGACCTCATACTGTGGTAAATGCAGTTGCACAACTCACTAAATTCAGTAACAAATGTGTTACTTTTTATACTGGCCTGTGTGTCTTTGATAGCAATACTAACGAAGTAAAATCATTAGTTGAACCTTTTCATGTTCATTTTAAAACATTAAGCAAAAAAGCAATTAACAACTACATCAATGCCGAAATGCCACTTAATTGTGCGGGAAGTTTCAAAAGTGAGGGACTTGGCATTTGTTTGTTTGAACGTTTGGAAGGCGACGATCCAAACAGTTTAATTGGTTTGCCGCTAATTAAGCTTACTGAATTACTTTCACAATTTGGGATGGATGTATTAGCACTTCAAGAAAAAAAACATCGATAAGTTGATCGCATTAAAGACTGCTAAAGTAATAGCAGTCTTTCTAACTCTTCTAATGTATCAACGATTGCTTTAGGTTTATACCCGTTCCACTTGAAGATGCTCGTTTCAGGAAGACTGAGCAATTCATAACCAAGGCGCATTTTTTACTAATGCTTATTCCCTTAAAAAGAAATGCAACGCAGGATATGATTTGCATAGTCTTACCCAAGGGGTGGTTTAGATTGACACTCAACAGCACAACGTGATGTTCGAAAAAAGTGTCTTGTATCTGTAGCTTGCCACACACGCTCAAGTCCCTCTCACCCTTTACCTGTTACAACAGCTAAAACTTTGTTTTGATGGCTCAACTTTGTCAGTAAGGATATCGTATGGTCAAACAACTTTGTCGGCGTATTATTTAACCTAAGTTCGGGATAATGGATGTGCGAAAAAAACAGAAAAAGTAATACTTTAAATGCGTTAAATTATTTCTTCAAAAGTTCTATTTGCAATTTTAATACCAATGCTATAAGTTTTGTGCGGAACAAGGCTGATTTGTGTACCTAATAGCCGGCTATTAGTAGCAAATTAAACGCAGATACGAGCAAAAATCGTAGCTTTGGTGTGCTTACCTTATCCCGAATTCAGGTTAGTTAATAGGATGTACTGCTCTTTATAAGCAAACTGAATCTTGTAACAAATCTCTGGCGGTAGTGTAGAAAAAAGCTCAGCCATTGCATCATCTAAACTTTTACCAATAATGTTTTTTGTAGTTAATTCAGAAGGAGGTTCAACATTCACACTTAATGCTGCAGATTGCACTGAAGAGTCGCTACGAACGATTGAGTCCATTAGGGTTCCATCCCCATCAAATATAATTAATTTATAGTTTTTCATCGATTATTTGTTTTTGCTTACTCGTATCATTTTGCTTTAGTTAATTGTTTTAAGCATTTTTCTAAAGAAGGCTCTAACGGAGCTTCTATCTTCATTCGTTGTTCTGTAAGCGGATGCGTAAATTCAATACTAGCTGCATGTAAAAAGAGCCGTTTTAAACCCAAACTTTTCATGTGTGCATCAAAGTCTGTATGTCCGTATTTACTGTCACAGGCGATAGGATGACCTTTGACTTGGCAATGAACTCTAATTTGGTGCGTTCGACCAGTAACAGGAAATGCTCTTATGAGGGTTGCATCTTGGAAGTGTTGCAACACTTTAAAACGTGTTTCCGACTCTTTACCGTTAACATTATCAACAATAACGACACGCTCACCAGATTTTAAGTCATTTTTTCTCAGCCCTTCAGACACCTTAGTTAATTTAGCTGACCAACGCCCTTTGACTAATGCATGATAAAACTTTTGAACAGTTTTATTGCGTAATTGTTCATGTAAATTTCTTAATGCTGAACGTTTTTTAGCAACAACTAAACATCCTGATGTGTCACGATCAAGGCGGTGAACTAATTCAAGCATTCTTGCATCAGGCCTTAATGCTCGTAATGCCTCGATAAGCCCAAAGCTCATGCCACTGCCACCATGAACGGCCATTCCTGAAGGTTTGTTAATTACAATTAAGCGGTCATCTTCGAATAAAATTTGCTTCTCAAGGTTAGCAACTACATTTAATTGCGTTGAAACCGGATCTGCCTCTTCAGAAACCCTAATTGGCGCAATACGTAATATATCTTCATTTACTAGCTTATATTCGGGTTTAGTTCTTTTTTTATTAACACGGATCTCCCCTTTTCTTAACAGGCGATAAATCATGCTTTTAGGAACACCTTTTAAGGTTTTTAAAAGGTAATTATCTATTCGTTGTCCTTCGTCTTCACTATCAACGGTAATAAAGCGGACTTGTGGTTTAGTAGTATCATTCATGGTGTAGAGTTTATCATAACTTTTTATCAAGATATCGAGAATTTATCTAATTAACATCTTTATTTAATTGCCTTTTTCTAATAAAAAGTGAGATAATAGAAAGGTTACATAATTTATCCTATAAATGTAACAAAAAACGCAAGCTTTATAAGAAGCGTAAGAGGAAAAATGCGGCTACCTTTTCAAGCATATAAAACAAAATGACTTGTTAAGAGAAAAGCCTATTGCGATAGTTGATGTGTGTATCTTGTCAATGAAACGGCATAAACATTTCCCCCAGCCAAATAAAGTTTATTTATATTAAAAATATCGATAAGTCAAAGGCCCCTACAGGCAAATACTGAATGAAATCAGTAGTATTATTAGAAAACTTATCGAGATAGCGCAGCACGCTAGCTGAGCACATAAAGACAAAATTCTCTTTATTGTAATAACAGTAAAGTAAACGATACAATCAGATTTTTTAACAGCTTATTACGTAATATGGCGTAGTAAGATTGACACCCGAGAGGCTGACAAAACGCTGTTACCTTAGCAACAGATTGCTTTGTGTTCTACGCATATGGTGTGTTGTGACTAAAATAATGAGTCACAAGAACTATGAAACGTATGTTAATTAATGCTACACAGTCGGAAGAATTACGTGTAGCACTTGTTGATGGCCAACAACTTTACGATTTAGATATCGAAAGCCCAGGGCATGAACAAAAAAAATCAAATATTTATAAAGCTAAAATCACTCGTATAGAGCCTTCATTAGAAGCGGCATTTGTTGACTATGGCGCAGACCGCCACGGTTTCTTGCCGATGAAAGAAATTGCTCGTGAATACTTCCCCAAAGGTTATTCATTTCAAGGTCGTCCTAACATTAAAGATGTGTTATCTGAAGGCCAAGAAGTTATCGTACAAATCGATAAAGAAGAACGAGGCCAAAAAGGCGCCGCCTTAACAACATTTATTAGCCTTGCGGGAAGTTATTTAGTACTTATGCCTAACAACCCTCGTGCAGGTGGTATTTCTCGTCGTATTGAAGGTGATGAGCGCACTGACTTAAAAACATCTTTAAGTAAGTTAGACTTACCTAAAGGCATGGGGTTAATTGTTCGAACAGCGGGTGTTGGTAAAGACTATGATGAGCTTGAATGGGATTTAAGCGTATTACTTCATCATTGGAAGGCTATCGAAGAAGCTGCAGCTAGTCGCCCTGCCCCTTTCCTTATTCATCAAGAAACTAACGTAATTTTACGCGCGATTCGTGATTACTTGCGCCGCGATATTGGCGAGGTGTTAATTGATCGCCCGAAAACATTTGAAAGTGTCAAAAAGCATATTGAAGTTGTTCGTCCAGACTTTGCAAGTAAAGTTAAACTTTATACAAACGACGTACCTTTATTCACGCATTATCAGATAGAAAGCCAAATAGAGTCTGCATTTCAACGTGAAGTAAGGCTACCATCTGGTGGCTCAATAGTTATCGATCCAACAGAAGCGATGACTTCAATTGATATAAACTCTTCACGCTCAACTAAAGGCGGCGATATTGAAGAAACCGCTTTTACAACAAACTTAGAAGCTGCTGATGAAATAGCCCGTCAGTTACGTTTACGTGATTTAGGTGGGTTAGTTGTAATCGACTTTATCGATATGACACCTGTTCGTCATCAACGTGAAGTTGAGAATCGCATGCGTGATGCGGTCAAACAAGATCGTGCTCGCATACAGTTAGGTCGTATTTCACGTTTTGGCTTGCTAGAAATGTCGCGTCAACGTTTACGCCCATCAATAGGTGAAACTAGCCAAGGTGTTTGTCCTCGTTGTAATGGCACAGGCCATGTACGAGGTGTTGAATCGTTAGCACTGTCTATATTACGTTTAATGGAAGAAGAAGCCATTAAAGACAACACTCAACAAGTACAAGCGCAAGTACCAGTGCCTGTTGCAACCTACTTATTGAATGAAAAACGTCGCTCAGTATTTCATGTTGAAAAACATCATGGTGTAAGAGTATTAATAATACCAAACCCAAATATGGATACACCGCAATATGAAGTGTTACGTGTGCGCCAAGATGAAAGTATCGCCGAAGCAAGTTACCATATCCCTGCAATAGAAAGTGCACCTGAAGAAACAGTAATGCCTAAGTTCGCTAAAGAAGCGGTTAAAAAGGACGAGCCTATTCTTCAAGGGATGTCTTCACCACAAAAACCTAAAGCAGCGCAAAAAGCACCTACAAAGGTTGAAGAAGTTAAAAAAGAAGCCAGCTTATTTACGAGCTTAACTTCTTGGGTAAAAGGGTTATTTGCTACTGAAGAAGTGGTAGAAGTTAAGCCAACGCCTAAACCAACTAACACGCGACCAGAACGAAGTGATAATCGTCAGTCTCGTGGCCGTCAAAATCCACGCAGAAATAATCGTAAAAACGATAATAGAAACGATAACAAAAATGATACCCGCAATAACACTAAAGAAGTAGATAATAAAGAGCAACAAAGTAAACCAGCTCGTAAACCTACTAGCGAGCGTAATCAGAAGC is a genomic window containing:
- the plsX gene encoding phosphate acyltransferase PlsX — translated: MTLNSLTIALDVMGGDKGPHITINAAILAINKEPRLHLFLCGDKSIITKYLLEHHIREHPQLTIIPTTETVAMDEKPSSALRNKRDSSMRKALDLVEQGKAQACVSAGNTGALFAMAYCVLKTLPGVERPALISALPTHKENKNVFMLDLGANVFCEANILYQFGLMGSVIAEQVDGITKPRVALLNMGEEDIKGSDHIKLAATKLSANKYINYVGFIEGNDIFTNKTDVIVCDGFVGNVALKTCEGVAQLVYRKLDRFLSEHFFARIIGKMLAPALKKLFKSMNPDQYNGASLIGLRGIVVKSHGNASAKAFEAAIFEAIKEVEQQVPEKITIALEQGLIEETHTE
- the rpmF gene encoding 50S ribosomal protein L32, producing the protein MAVQKSKKSRSRRGMRRSHDALTTENLSVDPVSGETHRRHHITADGFYKGVKVIAK
- the yceD gene encoding 23S rRNA accumulation protein YceD; this translates as MQNLKLPITINPIKSAQQRSVCNGRYLSSEMNRLLAACESCCEHVHVSVKFDVDELGLVVISGKGSATVSLACQRCTEAFEHKLELDFKFSPVKDAEAAENLPSYYDAIELDENGEVNLRELVEDELLLAIPLIPRHELEQCQSPADSVWGKLPEELDKPNPFDVLKKLK
- a CDS encoding Maf family protein; this translates as MKTLVLGSTSTFRQSLLSKLNLPFVTAKPNIDETALENESPIALVERLAIEKAQAVASEHPNALIIGSDQVAVCEGEVLGRPHTVVNAVAQLTKFSNKCVTFYTGLCVFDSNTNEVKSLVEPFHVHFKTLSKKAINNYINAEMPLNCAGSFKSEGLGICLFERLEGDDPNSLIGLPLIKLTELLSQFGMDVLALQEKKHR
- a CDS encoding HAD hydrolase-like protein; translation: MKNYKLIIFDGDGTLMDSIVRSDSSVQSAALSVNVEPPSELTTKNIIGKSLDDAMAELFSTLPPEICYKIQFAYKEQYILLTNLNSG
- the rluC gene encoding 23S rRNA pseudouridine(955/2504/2580) synthase RluC, whose protein sequence is MNDTTKPQVRFITVDSEDEGQRIDNYLLKTLKGVPKSMIYRLLRKGEIRVNKKRTKPEYKLVNEDILRIAPIRVSEEADPVSTQLNVVANLEKQILFEDDRLIVINKPSGMAVHGGSGMSFGLIEALRALRPDARMLELVHRLDRDTSGCLVVAKKRSALRNLHEQLRNKTVQKFYHALVKGRWSAKLTKVSEGLRKNDLKSGERVVIVDNVNGKESETRFKVLQHFQDATLIRAFPVTGRTHQIRVHCQVKGHPIACDSKYGHTDFDAHMKSLGLKRLFLHAASIEFTHPLTEQRMKIEAPLEPSLEKCLKQLTKAK
- the rne gene encoding ribonuclease E — encoded protein: MKRMLINATQSEELRVALVDGQQLYDLDIESPGHEQKKSNIYKAKITRIEPSLEAAFVDYGADRHGFLPMKEIAREYFPKGYSFQGRPNIKDVLSEGQEVIVQIDKEERGQKGAALTTFISLAGSYLVLMPNNPRAGGISRRIEGDERTDLKTSLSKLDLPKGMGLIVRTAGVGKDYDELEWDLSVLLHHWKAIEEAAASRPAPFLIHQETNVILRAIRDYLRRDIGEVLIDRPKTFESVKKHIEVVRPDFASKVKLYTNDVPLFTHYQIESQIESAFQREVRLPSGGSIVIDPTEAMTSIDINSSRSTKGGDIEETAFTTNLEAADEIARQLRLRDLGGLVVIDFIDMTPVRHQREVENRMRDAVKQDRARIQLGRISRFGLLEMSRQRLRPSIGETSQGVCPRCNGTGHVRGVESLALSILRLMEEEAIKDNTQQVQAQVPVPVATYLLNEKRRSVFHVEKHHGVRVLIIPNPNMDTPQYEVLRVRQDESIAEASYHIPAIESAPEETVMPKFAKEAVKKDEPILQGMSSPQKPKAAQKAPTKVEEVKKEASLFTSLTSWVKGLFATEEVVEVKPTPKPTNTRPERSDNRQSRGRQNPRRNNRKNDNRNDNKNDTRNNTKEVDNKEQQSKPARKPTSERNQKPKEEKVAERRQRRTSRKKVRRTDDSKTVNETTTSPAVNPATETKPTKPAKVVEAKQNVSVTEAVESIDDNKSQDEQRPRNRRSPRHLRNHGQRRRQSNDNNENKAEIKPEFDQAKAEEENRLNELNSDPVQARYPNAAKDDELTSSETSTEVKAEAKAEVQQDLFEQPSNKEAETANSDESIASENVKHIEPEATQKSAEKTTEQAKPVEKAPKAVKAPAKKRSAKKTEKVSKETSSDNAPVNTSDTHEANTELSAASEQVTNNVASDEVETIKSVDEVSIEAKALTPKNKPVKKVKAKLPSSKPTQRKQSHASSGMVKTETINTISELPTAFAESNERLTHSLSGRVAMIADAKSRAACGPTKP